Proteins encoded by one window of Pseudomonas sp. PSKL.D1:
- a CDS encoding GyrI-like domain-containing protein has protein sequence MALTPARIEDGRALTLAGFAERFSMSDLSGLPLLWQRFGPYMGKVPGQHGQDGYGVCYHPDEQGGFDYLAGVEVVDTFGLPDGFITLSLEPRHYAVFEHRGSLQGLKGTFDGAFQWLAQSGEQQAHAALFERYPAVFNPMNPDAVMEIWIPLQRK, from the coding sequence ATGGCCTTGACCCCCGCACGGATAGAGGATGGCCGGGCATTGACCCTGGCCGGTTTTGCCGAACGGTTCAGTATGAGCGACCTCAGTGGCCTGCCTTTGTTGTGGCAGCGTTTCGGGCCGTACATGGGCAAAGTGCCTGGGCAGCACGGGCAGGATGGCTACGGTGTGTGCTACCACCCCGACGAACAGGGCGGTTTCGACTACCTGGCAGGCGTTGAGGTGGTCGACACTTTTGGCCTGCCTGATGGCTTCATCACGCTGAGCCTGGAGCCTCGGCACTACGCGGTGTTCGAGCACCGTGGCAGCCTGCAGGGTTTGAAGGGGACGTTCGATGGGGCATTTCAGTGGCTGGCGCAGTCGGGTGAGCAGCAGGCCCATGCTGCGCTGTTCGAGCGTTATCCGGCAGTGTTCAACCCCATGAACCCTGACGCGGTGATGGAAATCTGGATCCCCCTGCAGCGGAAATAA
- a CDS encoding MaoC family dehydratase: MTQVTNTPYEALEVGQKATYEKSVEERDIQLFAAMSGDHNPVHLDAEFAAKSMFRERIAHGMFSGALISAAVACTLPGPGTIYLGQKMSFQKPVKIGDTLTVRLEVLEKLPKFKVRIATNVYNQNDELVVEGEAEILAPRKQQTVELVSPPNFVAS; this comes from the coding sequence ATGACCCAGGTCACCAACACGCCTTACGAAGCCCTTGAAGTCGGCCAGAAGGCCACCTACGAGAAGTCCGTCGAAGAACGTGACATCCAGCTGTTCGCCGCCATGTCCGGTGACCACAACCCGGTGCACCTGGATGCCGAATTCGCCGCCAAAAGCATGTTCCGCGAACGCATTGCCCACGGCATGTTCAGCGGCGCGCTGATCAGCGCCGCGGTAGCCTGCACCCTGCCTGGCCCTGGCACCATCTACCTGGGCCAGAAAATGAGCTTCCAGAAGCCGGTGAAGATTGGCGACACCCTGACCGTGCGCCTGGAAGTGCTCGAGAAGCTGCCGAAGTTCAAGGTGCGCATCGCCACCAATGTGTACAACCAGAACGATGAGCTGGTGGTCGAGGGCGAGGCCGAGATCCTGGCGCCGCGCAAGCAGCAGACCGTCGAGCTGGTATCGCCGCCGAATTTTGTGGCTAGCTGA
- a CDS encoding aminotransferase-like domain-containing protein, whose translation MWIPELADDGQPRYLALVDAIASAIERGTLKVGERLPPQRRLAWKLGLNPSTTQQAYREAAARHLVAGEVGRGTYVLAGSREATLFRLKQPDRQREVIDLSTNVPAVDPSSADLHGSLHALLGHGHTGLLDHYLSHQQLLLGRLQGARWLANRGLALSAEQLLVCGGAQQALTLLLQSFCQAGEPVLLEALTAPGIKAACRQLRLPVHGVALDAQGLRPDELDRVARASGARVLVTTPTLHNPTGSSMGDARRRAIADVVQRLGLLVIEDDVYGALSNHAPLYPLLGERGILISSLSKTVAAGLRLGWIVASPHVLEQVDPHAGASHWPVSPLNLQIACQWIEDGTAARRLAWQRAEVAERWRLARKVLGDALLDASAPSPHVWVAAAQGAERVVEACRAQGVEVVPASVFAIGANQVPAVRISLSAAGSRAELKRGLDIVTRAL comes from the coding sequence GTGTGGATCCCCGAACTGGCCGACGACGGCCAACCGCGTTATCTGGCGCTGGTCGATGCCATCGCCAGCGCCATCGAACGCGGCACGCTCAAGGTGGGCGAGCGCCTGCCACCCCAACGGCGTTTGGCCTGGAAGCTCGGGCTCAACCCCAGTACCACCCAGCAGGCCTACCGCGAAGCGGCTGCACGCCACTTGGTGGCAGGCGAAGTCGGGCGCGGCACTTATGTGCTGGCGGGTAGCCGCGAGGCCACGTTGTTTCGCCTGAAGCAACCTGACCGGCAACGTGAGGTCATCGACCTGTCGACCAACGTCCCCGCCGTCGACCCCTCCAGCGCCGACCTGCACGGCAGCCTGCACGCCCTGCTCGGGCACGGGCATACCGGCTTGCTCGATCATTACCTGAGCCATCAGCAGTTGCTGCTGGGGCGGCTGCAAGGCGCCCGCTGGTTGGCCAATCGCGGCCTGGCGCTGTCGGCGGAGCAACTGCTGGTGTGCGGCGGCGCCCAGCAGGCACTGACGCTACTGCTGCAGTCGTTTTGCCAAGCCGGTGAACCGGTGTTGCTCGAAGCCCTGACCGCCCCCGGCATCAAGGCCGCCTGCCGCCAACTGCGCCTGCCGGTGCATGGTGTGGCACTGGACGCCCAAGGCCTGCGCCCGGATGAACTGGACCGGGTCGCCCGTGCCAGTGGTGCACGGGTGCTGGTGACCACGCCCACCCTGCACAACCCGACCGGGTCGAGCATGGGCGACGCACGCCGCCGGGCGATTGCCGACGTGGTGCAGCGGCTGGGGTTATTGGTCATTGAAGATGATGTGTACGGCGCCCTGAGCAACCATGCGCCGCTTTACCCGCTGCTGGGCGAGCGCGGCATCCTGATCAGCAGCTTGTCCAAGACCGTGGCGGCCGGCTTGCGCCTGGGCTGGATCGTGGCCAGCCCGCACGTGCTGGAGCAGGTTGACCCCCATGCCGGCGCCAGCCACTGGCCGGTTTCGCCATTGAACCTGCAGATTGCCTGCCAGTGGATCGAAGACGGCACGGCGGCGCGGCGTTTGGCCTGGCAGCGTGCGGAGGTTGCCGAACGCTGGCGCCTGGCGCGCAAGGTACTCGGGGATGCATTGCTCGATGCCAGCGCGCCGTCACCCCATGTGTGGGTGGCTGCAGCGCAGGGCGCGGAGCGGGTGGTGGAGGCGTGCCGGGCACAGGGGGTGGAAGTGGTACCGGCGAGTGTGTTTGCGATTGGCGCGAACCAAGTGCCGGCGGTGCGTATCAGCCTGTCGGCGGCAGGGAGCCGGGCCGAGCTCAAACGCGGGCTGGATATCGTGACGCGCGCTCTGTAG
- a CDS encoding YybH family protein: MNTTAENEIRQLIDTWMQAVRDRDIPGITAPYADDIVAFDAIKELQFKGKANYQKHWEMCMSFCTGPMVFELAQLTVHADGDLGLAHWLNRCGPGDDESQCGFMRATVGYRKSGGKWQVIHEHWSAPFDMETQKALFDLKP; the protein is encoded by the coding sequence ATGAACACCACCGCCGAAAACGAAATCCGCCAGCTCATCGACACCTGGATGCAGGCCGTACGCGACCGCGACATCCCCGGCATCACCGCACCCTACGCCGACGACATCGTCGCCTTCGATGCCATCAAGGAACTGCAGTTCAAGGGCAAGGCCAACTACCAGAAGCACTGGGAAATGTGCATGAGCTTCTGCACAGGCCCGATGGTGTTCGAGCTTGCCCAACTTACCGTGCATGCCGATGGCGACCTGGGCCTGGCCCACTGGCTCAACCGTTGTGGCCCGGGCGATGACGAAAGCCAATGTGGCTTCATGCGCGCGACCGTCGGCTACCGCAAGTCGGGCGGTAAATGGCAGGTGATCCACGAACACTGGTCGGCACCGTTCGACATGGAAACCCAGAAAGCACTGTTCGATCTCAAACCCTGA
- a CDS encoding YciI family protein: protein MKYLCLVYCDEGLLHSLPDSPEDAECMAYAESLHGSGRMLAAEALKPVQTATTVRMRGGQMSLTDGPFAETKEQLAGFYLVDARDLNEALNIAKGIPAARVGSVEVRPVRDLQP from the coding sequence ATGAAATACCTGTGCCTGGTCTATTGTGACGAGGGGCTGCTGCACAGCTTGCCCGACAGCCCTGAAGACGCCGAGTGCATGGCCTACGCCGAATCGCTGCACGGCAGCGGGCGCATGCTGGCCGCCGAAGCGCTCAAACCGGTGCAGACGGCCACCACGGTACGCATGCGCGGTGGCCAGATGAGCCTCACCGACGGCCCCTTCGCCGAAACCAAAGAGCAATTGGCAGGCTTTTACCTGGTGGATGCCCGGGACTTGAATGAGGCCCTGAATATCGCCAAGGGCATACCGGCCGCGCGGGTAGGCAGTGTTGAAGTGCGGCCGGTGCGCGACCTGCAACCTTGA
- a CDS encoding DUF2790 domain-containing protein produces MKPLLILALVGMSSFALADEAKPVSTEPVAQQYDYSMNLDIKRVINLSTIPNVCEVVPATMTYEDHQGQVHTIQYRAMGEGCEQG; encoded by the coding sequence ATGAAACCACTACTGATTCTTGCATTGGTCGGTATGTCTTCGTTCGCCCTCGCAGACGAGGCCAAACCTGTCTCCACCGAGCCTGTGGCCCAGCAGTACGACTACTCCATGAACCTGGACATCAAACGGGTGATCAACCTGTCGACCATCCCCAATGTTTGCGAAGTGGTGCCTGCGACCATGACCTATGAAGACCATCAAGGCCAGGTGCACACCATTCAGTATCGCGCCATGGGTGAGGGTTGCGAGCAGGGCTGA
- a CDS encoding GNAT family N-acetyltransferase, producing MHLHFTQLTGLERRLLDNFYREHGSRMRAASDGALWVARHNGLIAGLSLSPVAGGYWLTGLFVAPEQRNRGVAAGLLDAALAQTDGPTWLFCHPDLTPFYQRLGFEHAAHLPEALAARLARYQRSKRLEALVRVQSSLASSPGNSTSV from the coding sequence ATGCACCTGCATTTCACGCAACTGACCGGCCTTGAACGCCGCCTGCTGGACAACTTCTACCGCGAGCACGGTTCACGCATGCGTGCCGCCAGTGATGGCGCGCTATGGGTGGCGCGCCATAACGGGCTTATCGCGGGCCTGAGCCTGAGCCCGGTTGCGGGTGGCTACTGGCTGACAGGGCTGTTTGTCGCCCCTGAGCAACGGAACAGAGGTGTGGCAGCAGGCTTGCTCGATGCTGCGCTTGCACAAACCGATGGCCCCACATGGCTGTTCTGCCACCCCGACCTCACGCCCTTCTACCAGCGCCTGGGGTTTGAGCATGCGGCCCATCTGCCCGAAGCACTGGCCGCGCGCCTGGCGCGCTACCAGCGCAGCAAGCGGCTGGAAGCGCTGGTACGCGTTCAGTCGTCGCTGGCATCCAGCCCCGGGAACAGCACCTCGGTGTAG
- a CDS encoding threonine dehydratase: MFDLAALREAAAFVHQHVPATPQHTWPLLAARVGCQVWVKHENHAPTGAFKVRGGLVYVRSLLASGTPPRGLVTATRGNHGQSMALAARQAGIPLVIVVPEGNSQEKNAAMRALGAELVEHGVDFDVAREEAARLADELGYDMVPSFHPELVRGVATYALELFEAVQGLDCVYVPIGMGSGICGLIQARNLLGLQTEIVGVVSSAADAYAQSFEQGRIVTTATATADTFADGMACRVPHPDAFALVQQHAARIVRVNDEEIADAMRVYHEATHNTAEGAGAAALAALMQERGRQAGKRVAVVLSGANVDRERYANVLADREVS; the protein is encoded by the coding sequence ATGTTCGACCTTGCCGCCCTGCGTGAAGCCGCTGCATTCGTCCACCAGCACGTTCCCGCCACCCCGCAGCACACCTGGCCATTGCTGGCCGCACGGGTGGGTTGCCAGGTTTGGGTCAAGCACGAAAACCACGCCCCCACCGGCGCATTCAAAGTGCGCGGCGGCCTGGTGTATGTGCGCTCGCTGCTGGCCAGCGGCACACCACCCCGCGGGCTGGTCACGGCCACCCGCGGCAACCACGGCCAGAGCATGGCCCTGGCGGCGCGCCAGGCGGGCATACCGCTGGTGATCGTGGTGCCCGAGGGTAATTCGCAAGAGAAAAATGCCGCCATGCGAGCGCTGGGCGCCGAGTTGGTGGAACACGGCGTGGACTTCGACGTGGCCCGTGAAGAGGCAGCGCGCCTGGCTGATGAACTGGGCTATGACATGGTGCCGTCGTTCCACCCGGAGCTGGTGCGCGGCGTGGCCACCTATGCCCTGGAACTGTTCGAAGCGGTACAGGGCCTGGATTGCGTGTATGTGCCAATTGGCATGGGCTCGGGCATCTGTGGGCTGATCCAGGCGCGCAATCTGCTGGGCTTGCAAACAGAGATCGTCGGTGTGGTCTCCAGTGCCGCCGATGCCTATGCCCAAAGCTTCGAGCAGGGCCGCATCGTCACTACCGCCACCGCCACCGCCGACACCTTCGCCGACGGCATGGCCTGCCGCGTTCCTCACCCCGATGCTTTTGCCTTGGTGCAGCAACATGCCGCCCGGATCGTGCGGGTCAACGATGAAGAAATCGCCGATGCCATGCGGGTGTATCACGAAGCCACGCATAACACCGCTGAGGGCGCAGGTGCGGCGGCGTTGGCGGCATTGATGCAGGAGCGTGGGCGCCAGGCCGGCAAGCGGGTGGCGGTGGTGTTGAGCGGGGCGAATGTGGACCGTGAGCGGTATGCGAATGTGCTCGCGGACCGCGAAGTTTCCTGA
- a CDS encoding RNA polymerase sigma factor, with protein MAALAQVRAEVEAVYRRDSRRILATLIRLLGDFDLAEEAMHDAFFIAVERWQRDGIPANPRAWLVSTGRFKAIDVLRRRVRFDRSQADLIMLIDGQGQDPSEEELLADDRLRLIFTCCHPALAADAQVPLTLREVCDLTTEQIARAFLQAPATIAQRIVRAKAKIREARIPYQVPEMQELPERLESVLRVIYLVFNEGYSASSGEALLQQDLTDEAIRLGRLLVQLLPEPEVVGLLALMLLQASRQRARTDAEGNLVLLDQQDRSLWDREQIEEGCELVRLALRSRAFGAYTVQAAIAAVHAEAESAEATDWAEIVGLYDVLQRHWPSPVVALNRAVALARRDGALVGLREVQAILAAGELRDYHLAHAALAELHFQLGHVEAARQAWQQALALTRQEPERRHIERRLQAL; from the coding sequence ATGGCGGCGCTGGCGCAGGTGCGCGCCGAGGTGGAGGCTGTGTACCGGCGTGATTCGCGGCGCATCCTGGCAACGCTGATCCGCCTGCTGGGGGACTTCGACCTGGCTGAGGAGGCCATGCATGATGCCTTCTTCATTGCCGTGGAACGCTGGCAGCGTGACGGCATCCCCGCCAACCCGCGGGCCTGGCTGGTATCCACTGGCCGTTTCAAGGCCATTGACGTGTTGCGCAGGCGGGTACGTTTTGACCGCTCCCAGGCAGACCTGATCATGCTGATCGACGGGCAAGGCCAGGACCCCAGCGAAGAGGAATTGCTGGCCGACGACCGATTGCGGCTGATTTTTACCTGCTGCCACCCGGCGTTGGCGGCGGACGCCCAAGTGCCGCTGACCCTTCGCGAAGTGTGCGACCTGACCACCGAGCAGATTGCGCGCGCCTTTCTGCAGGCCCCTGCAACCATTGCCCAACGCATCGTGCGCGCCAAGGCCAAGATTCGTGAAGCGCGCATTCCGTATCAGGTGCCGGAGATGCAAGAGCTGCCCGAACGGCTCGAAAGCGTGTTGCGGGTGATTTACCTGGTGTTCAACGAAGGGTATTCGGCGTCTTCGGGCGAGGCATTGCTGCAACAGGATTTGACCGATGAGGCCATCCGCCTTGGGCGTTTGCTGGTGCAGTTGCTGCCAGAGCCGGAGGTTGTCGGGCTGCTGGCGCTGATGTTGCTGCAGGCCTCACGCCAGCGTGCCCGTACGGATGCCGAAGGCAATCTGGTGCTGCTTGACCAGCAAGACCGCAGCCTATGGGACCGCGAGCAGATCGAGGAAGGTTGCGAACTGGTTCGGCTGGCGCTGCGCAGCCGGGCATTCGGCGCCTACACCGTGCAGGCGGCGATTGCGGCAGTGCATGCCGAGGCGGAATCGGCCGAGGCGACGGACTGGGCGGAAATTGTCGGGCTGTACGATGTGTTGCAACGGCACTGGCCGTCGCCGGTTGTGGCGCTCAACCGGGCGGTGGCGTTGGCCCGGCGGGATGGGGCGCTGGTGGGGTTGCGGGAGGTGCAGGCGATTCTGGCAGCCGGGGAGTTACGGGATTATCACCTGGCCCATGCCGCGCTGGCCGAGCTGCATTTTCAGCTGGGGCATGTTGAAGCGGCGCGGCAGGCCTGGCAGCAGGCGCTGGCATTGACCCGGCAGGAGCCGGAGCGGCGGCATATAGAACGGCGCCTGCAGGCTTTGTAG
- the def gene encoding peptide deformylase, which yields MIRDILKMGDERLLRVAPPVPAHLIGSVELQQLIDDMFETMRHVGGVGLAAPQIGIDLQLVIFGFERSERYPDAEPVPQTILLNPVITPLSTEVEDGWEGCLSVPGLRGVVPRYKHISYEGIDPQGNPIARVADGFHARVVQHECDHLIGRLYPSRIQDFAKFGYTEVLFPGLDASDD from the coding sequence ATGATCCGTGACATCCTCAAAATGGGCGACGAGCGCCTGCTCCGTGTTGCCCCACCGGTACCCGCCCACCTGATCGGCAGCGTCGAGTTGCAGCAGTTGATCGACGACATGTTCGAAACCATGCGCCATGTGGGCGGTGTGGGGCTGGCTGCGCCGCAGATCGGCATTGACCTGCAACTGGTGATTTTTGGCTTCGAACGCAGCGAGCGCTACCCCGACGCCGAGCCGGTGCCGCAAACCATCCTGCTCAACCCGGTGATCACGCCGCTGTCCACTGAAGTGGAGGATGGCTGGGAAGGGTGCCTGTCGGTGCCAGGTTTGCGTGGGGTGGTGCCGCGTTACAAGCACATCAGCTACGAGGGCATCGACCCGCAGGGCAACCCCATCGCCCGTGTGGCTGACGGCTTCCACGCCCGCGTGGTGCAGCACGAGTGTGACCACCTGATCGGCCGGCTTTACCCGTCGCGTATCCAGGATTTTGCCAAGTTCGGCTACACCGAGGTGCTGTTCCCGGGGCTGGATGCCAGCGACGACTGA
- a CDS encoding SRPBCC family protein, whose protein sequence is MTLEQPKDHKHELAISRLIDAPPSKVFRAWTEPQWLMQWWGPHGMTTPECEMQLWVGGLFRTLMRAPDGSEFPTQGVFLEIAAPRRLVFTDAFGPGWVPSERAFMTAVVTFDDEHGKTRYTARAWHWSAADAQAHEEMGFHQGWGESLDRLVEVVTQRMPD, encoded by the coding sequence ATGACGCTGGAACAACCCAAGGATCATAAACATGAACTGGCCATCAGCCGCCTGATCGACGCACCGCCCAGCAAAGTATTCCGTGCCTGGACCGAGCCCCAGTGGCTGATGCAATGGTGGGGGCCGCATGGCATGACCACCCCGGAGTGCGAAATGCAGTTATGGGTTGGCGGGCTGTTCCGCACCCTGATGCGCGCCCCCGACGGAAGCGAGTTCCCCACCCAAGGCGTGTTTCTGGAAATTGCCGCACCCAGGCGGTTGGTATTCACCGATGCGTTCGGCCCCGGCTGGGTGCCGTCCGAAAGGGCATTCATGACTGCCGTGGTGACCTTCGACGACGAGCACGGCAAAACCCGCTACACCGCGCGTGCCTGGCACTGGAGCGCCGCCGATGCCCAGGCCCATGAAGAAATGGGCTTTCACCAAGGCTGGGGAGAAAGCCTGGACCGCCTGGTGGAGGTGGTGACCCAGCGGATGCCTGACTGA
- a CDS encoding alpha/beta hydrolase produces the protein MPHDAFWLPASEHCSLYVHQWLPAGPVKAVVLLAHGMAEHAGRYQRLGHALSDAGYALLAPDLRGHGRTAELGSLGLFARQHGWNALLNDLALLAQHCGQQYPATPVFLFGHSMGSYIAQAYLMHHSASLHGAILSGSNFQPAALYRSARLIARLESWRQGPLGKSALIEWLSFGSFNKAFKPNRTAFDWLSRDPAEVDLYVNDPLCGFRCSNQLWLDLLQGLAQISQAKNLAQIDPNLPLLVIGGQCDPVSVGKRLTRLADALRATGNRHVQLRVYPQARHEVLNELNRDEVTADILAWLEQALALGRPARSE, from the coding sequence ATGCCCCACGACGCCTTCTGGCTGCCTGCCAGCGAGCATTGCAGCCTCTACGTGCACCAGTGGCTGCCGGCCGGGCCGGTGAAGGCCGTGGTGTTGCTGGCCCACGGCATGGCCGAGCATGCCGGGCGCTACCAGCGCCTGGGCCACGCCCTGAGTGATGCCGGCTATGCGTTGCTGGCACCCGACCTGCGCGGCCATGGCCGCACCGCCGAGCTGGGCAGCCTCGGCCTGTTCGCCCGGCAACATGGCTGGAATGCCCTGCTTAACGACCTCGCGCTGCTGGCCCAGCACTGTGGCCAGCAGTACCCGGCTACGCCGGTTTTCCTGTTCGGCCACAGCATGGGCAGCTATATCGCCCAGGCTTACCTGATGCACCACAGCGCCAGCCTGCACGGTGCCATCCTCAGCGGCTCCAACTTTCAGCCGGCCGCGCTGTACCGCAGCGCACGCCTGATTGCGCGCCTGGAAAGCTGGCGGCAGGGGCCGCTGGGCAAGAGCGCGCTGATCGAGTGGCTGTCATTCGGCTCGTTCAACAAAGCCTTCAAACCCAACCGCACGGCGTTCGACTGGCTCAGCCGCGACCCGGCAGAGGTGGACCTGTACGTGAATGACCCGTTGTGCGGCTTTCGCTGCAGCAACCAACTATGGCTGGACCTGCTGCAGGGCCTGGCGCAGATCAGCCAGGCGAAAAACCTGGCGCAGATCGATCCGAACTTGCCGTTGCTGGTGATTGGTGGACAATGTGATCCGGTGAGCGTCGGCAAGCGTCTCACCCGTCTGGCCGACGCCCTGCGCGCGACCGGCAATCGACATGTACAGCTGCGCGTCTATCCTCAAGCGCGGCACGAAGTGCTCAACGAACTCAATCGGGACGAGGTCACCGCCGACATTCTCGCCTGGCTGGAGCAGGCGCTGGCCCTTGGCCGCCCTGCCCGCAGCGAATGA
- a CDS encoding LysE family translocator, producing the protein MPFSNGFLLSLSLCLDIGVANIAMITLAMQRGFLKGFWLGLGTCVGDLVYAVAALAGMTVLLQFEAVRWTLWVGGSAMLVWFAVKMLLAAWRGGHMEAQGQVVIESGWREFLRGIFLAMSSPTAILWFAAVGGVLISRSGGGSMVDAGLFLSGFFAAGLVWCMGLCSIASHGGRLLGDRLLTWSYLLSAAIFCYFAVYVVISGYREFILASPPL; encoded by the coding sequence ATGCCGTTCTCAAATGGATTTTTGCTGAGCCTTTCACTGTGCCTGGATATTGGCGTGGCCAACATCGCGATGATCACGCTGGCCATGCAGCGGGGGTTCCTCAAAGGCTTCTGGCTGGGCCTGGGCACCTGTGTCGGTGACCTGGTTTACGCCGTGGCGGCGTTGGCCGGCATGACCGTGTTGCTGCAATTCGAAGCCGTGCGTTGGACCTTGTGGGTGGGCGGGTCGGCCATGTTGGTGTGGTTCGCCGTGAAGATGCTGCTGGCGGCCTGGCGGGGCGGGCACATGGAGGCGCAGGGGCAGGTGGTCATCGAGTCGGGCTGGCGCGAGTTTTTGCGCGGGATTTTCCTGGCCATGTCATCCCCTACCGCCATTCTCTGGTTTGCCGCGGTGGGCGGGGTACTGATTTCCCGCTCCGGGGGCGGCAGCATGGTGGACGCGGGCTTGTTCCTGAGTGGGTTCTTCGCCGCAGGGCTCGTGTGGTGCATGGGCCTGTGCAGCATTGCCAGCCATGGCGGGCGCCTGCTCGGCGACCGTCTGCTGACCTGGTCGTATTTGCTGTCGGCGGCGATCTTCTGCTATTTCGCGGTTTATGTGGTGATTTCGGGGTATCGCGAGTTTATCCTTGCCAGCCCACCGCTCTAG
- the fadD2 gene encoding long-chain-fatty-acid--CoA ligase FadD2, producing the protein MQADFWNDKRPDGVPSTIDIHAYSSVVEVFERSCKRFADRPAFSNLGVTLNYADLERHSAAFACWLQQHTDLKPGDRIAVQMPNVLQYPIAVFGAMRAGLIVVNTNPLYTEREMRHQFKDAGARALVYLNMFGKRVQEVLPDTGIEYLIEAKMGDLLPAAKGWLINTVVDKVKKMVPAYNLPQAIAFKQVLREGRGQAPKPVSLSLDDIAVLQYTGGTTGLAKGAMLTHGNLVANMLQVLACFSQHGPDGQKLLKDGQEVMIAPLPLYHIYAFTANCMCMMVTGNHNVLITNPRDIPGFIKELGKWRFSALLGLNTLFVALMDHPGFRQLDFSALKVTNSGGTALVKATAERWESLTGCRIVEGYGLTETSPVASTNPYGQLARLGTVGIPVAGTAFKVIDDDGNELPLGERGELCIKGPQVMKGYWQQPEATAQALDAEGWFKTGDIAVIDPDGFTRIVDRKKDMIIVSGFNVYPNEIEDVIMGHPQVANCAAIGVPDERSGEAVKLFVVAREGGVNVDELKAYCKANFTGYKVPKHIVVRESLPMTPVGKILRRELRDIA; encoded by the coding sequence ATGCAAGCCGACTTCTGGAATGACAAACGCCCGGATGGCGTACCTTCCACCATCGATATCCACGCGTACAGCTCGGTGGTCGAGGTGTTCGAGCGCTCTTGCAAGCGCTTTGCCGACCGCCCGGCGTTCAGCAACCTGGGCGTGACACTCAATTATGCCGACCTGGAGCGCCACTCGGCGGCGTTTGCCTGCTGGTTGCAGCAGCACACCGACCTCAAGCCGGGCGACCGCATCGCCGTGCAGATGCCCAACGTGTTGCAGTACCCCATTGCCGTGTTCGGCGCCATGCGCGCCGGGCTGATCGTGGTCAACACCAACCCGCTGTACACCGAGCGCGAGATGCGCCACCAGTTCAAGGACGCCGGTGCCCGCGCGCTGGTGTACCTGAACATGTTCGGCAAGCGTGTGCAGGAGGTGCTGCCCGACACCGGCATCGAGTACCTGATCGAAGCGAAGATGGGCGACCTGCTGCCCGCGGCCAAAGGCTGGCTGATCAATACCGTGGTCGACAAGGTCAAGAAGATGGTGCCGGCCTACAACCTGCCGCAAGCCATTGCGTTCAAACAGGTGCTGCGCGAGGGGCGCGGCCAGGCGCCCAAGCCGGTATCGCTCAGCCTTGATGACATTGCCGTGCTGCAATACACCGGCGGCACCACGGGTTTGGCCAAGGGCGCCATGCTCACCCACGGCAACCTGGTGGCCAACATGTTGCAGGTGCTGGCGTGCTTCTCGCAGCACGGCCCGGATGGGCAAAAGCTGCTCAAGGACGGCCAGGAGGTAATGATCGCGCCCCTGCCGCTGTACCACATCTATGCCTTTACCGCGAACTGCATGTGCATGATGGTCACCGGCAACCACAACGTGCTGATCACCAACCCGCGGGATATCCCGGGCTTTATCAAAGAGCTGGGCAAGTGGAGGTTCTCGGCGTTGCTGGGGCTGAACACCCTGTTCGTGGCATTGATGGACCACCCGGGCTTCAGGCAACTGGATTTCTCCGCACTGAAGGTAACCAACTCGGGCGGCACCGCGCTGGTGAAGGCCACCGCCGAGCGCTGGGAGAGCCTGACCGGTTGCCGCATCGTCGAAGGCTATGGCCTGACCGAAACCTCGCCGGTGGCCAGCACCAACCCCTACGGCCAGCTGGCGCGGCTGGGCACGGTGGGCATCCCGGTGGCGGGCACGGCGTTCAAGGTGATCGATGACGACGGCAACGAACTGCCGCTGGGCGAGCGCGGCGAGCTGTGCATCAAAGGGCCACAGGTGATGAAGGGGTACTGGCAGCAGCCTGAAGCCACCGCTCAGGCCCTGGATGCCGAAGGCTGGTTCAAGACCGGCGACATTGCGGTGATTGACCCGGACGGCTTTACCCGCATCGTCGACCGCAAGAAGGACATGATCATCGTCTCGGGCTTCAACGTGTACCCCAACGAAATCGAAGACGTCATTATGGGCCACCCGCAAGTGGCCAACTGCGCGGCAATCGGCGTGCCGGACGAGCGTTCCGGCGAGGCGGTGAAGCTGTTTGTGGTGGCGCGGGAGGGCGGGGTGAACGTGGATGAACTCAAGGCCTACTGCAAAGCCAACTTCACCGGTTACAAGGTGCCCAAGCACATTGTGGTGCGTGAGTCCCTGCCAATGACGCCGGTGGGCAAGATCTTGCGGCGCGAATTGCGCGACATCGCCTGA